The following DNA comes from Balaenoptera ricei isolate mBalRic1 chromosome 7, mBalRic1.hap2, whole genome shotgun sequence.
CTCTTTCCGTACGAGCTGGGGTGAGTTTcggaggtggggcagggctggcagCCCACCGGGAGGGGCCGGCCTTGGCTCCATCTCTGCGCTCTCTCGGCCTCGCCAACCGGGCTGAGCGGCCGCAGAGACGGCTTCCCTGTCATCAGCCGAGCGCTTGCGTAGCCAGAGAACAACTTCCGCTTTTGTGTTTGGCTGAATCAGAGTTTCAGAAATCTTGGGGGTGTGAGATTGGAGAGGAGAGTGAGGGCTTGTGAAAGAGACGCCAATGAGCCCGCAGAGGAGCTGTGCCAGGCAGTGGGACCGGGGTGGGGGGATTGGAGTGCGGGGCTGGCACCGACGGGCAGCGGGAGGCTGGAGCGCCCGGCTGTGAGCACGGCGGCCAGCAGTGCCCTAGCTCTCGACACGTAACAGCTGTTGACAGCAAAACCCAAAGGTAAAGCCCCAGCGTCAGGGGTTCCCTGCTGTGTTagcttcctagggctgccgtGACACATCCCCGCAAACTGAAATGTGTTCTCTgctggttctggaggccagacgtCCAAagccaaggtgtgggcagggccgcaCTCCTCTGAAGCCTCCAGAGgaggctccttcctgcctctccagctTCTGCTGGTGGCTGGCGATCCTTGGCGTCCGTCGGCTTGTGGCTGCGTCCCTCCCGTCTCATGGCCTCTGCTGTGTGTCTGTATCTCTGTCCAAATCTCCCTCTCTTTGTAAGGACACCCGTCATCGGATGGGGGCCTGCTGTGCCCAGGATGACCTTGTCTTACCTGGATCACATCTGCAGAGACCTAtcataaggtcacattcacggGTACCAGGGGTCAGGACCAGAACATACAGTTTGGGGGGCACAATGCAACCCACAACACCTGAGAGCACTGAGATCTACCTGGAAGGGGCCTGTTTCCCTGGCACCGGTGTTGGGAACGCGGGCTTCAGCGAAGGCACGTGGAGGTGGGACTGACCCCGCAGAGCCGCGTGCAGTCCTGCCCTGAGCAGCAAGTCCTCGCAGACAACCCGCCTTCCGGCTTGGATTCCACGGTCGCCTCAGAGAAGAGAGTGGAGCAAAGGTGCCGGTCCAGCCCGTCCAGCTGCGGGCCCTGggccagctccctccctcccgggGCCCTGCATTCACGGCCTCCGGAGGACCAGCCGGACAGGCCGTGCAGTCCCTGACAACAGAACTGGAACGGGTCCCTGGGATCCCAAACACGAAGGGCGGGGCGATCTTTCACCTTTCACCTTTCACCTTTCACCTTACCTTGCAGCTAAACCGCAGCTTCCCGTTAACAGGAAAACAGtcaggggggggggggtcagtgcCTGCGCCGTGGTGACCCGCGGGAGGAAACACCAGGCATGCACATCCAGTCCGGCCTGAGTCTCGCCAAACTTCTCCGCAAAATCTTGTGTCCTGGGTTTTGACGATCCTCATCTCATGTTGGATTTTACACTGACGTTAAAGTGGATGCTAAATGTATCCTCCGACTGACAGCAAAGCCTGGATTGACTTGTGTGACGTTTGTGAGGCCAGTGTGTGTCATCTCCTGAGCTCTGTAGGTGGGACTTACAAATAGCCACTTCCTGGGTTTTGGGGTGTGAGAGGGTGGGGCGCCCTGGGCGATCCTAGACCCGGGTTCTGCTGTGTTAAACGCAATGTTTTAAGTCCAAATGTCAGTGGGAAATACTCAAAAGTATCTCTTTACTTCTTGGTAAACTCAGCAGGCTGGTACCCGGCTGTCCCGCTGGGGCACTGGCCACAGGGGCCGGAGGGCACTTGGGACACAGCCTGGCCAAAGCTCCCACCTCATGGGGCAGGCGCGAGGCTCCGGGATCCTCTCTGGTTTGTCACGACTGTCACATTATGAATGACACAGCGCCCCAGGGACCCATATGGGAAAGGGGCCGAGCCCCCCATGAGGCCCTGAGAATCACAACACACAGAGCGGGCACCTCGAGAAACCCAGGAACGCCTGGTTTTTCTGCGAGGGTGCTTGCTGTGGTGATCGATGTGTCATTCGTCACCACGTGGCCAGGGGCTTGTCTGCCTGCTCAGCGCCTGGAGAACAGGGGTGACTGGCTGCCGCAAGTTGCCCGTCCACCCTCATCGTAGTGGAGCTGAAGCACGTGAGCCATACCCGTGGCAGTGCCCTGAGACTACTCAGTCCTGATTCTCCGAGGCAGAGCTGGGCGGTGCCCTCCGCTGGGCTCCTGGCCCCTCGCCGCAGGTGCAGGCTTCCACACCAAGACCTGGTGTCCTCACCCAGGGCGCCCTGACCACCGGGAAGCAGCATCATGCTGGACCGCGGTTGGGTGGAGGGGCGGCAGTTAATCGATGGTGTCCAGAGCCTGGCCCTGTAGCACCTGCCAGGGCACAACTAAACAAATACCCAGACACGTGGTGTCTCAGCAGGGGCTGCTCACTGGGACAGGCTCCCAGTGACCTTCTCCCAGCAGAGACCCACCCCTACCACTCAGGTGGTGGCCTGGCCGTGGCGCCTTGGGCCCGGACGCCCTGAGGCAAAGCTGCATTTCACACCAGGCAGCCCTGGGGGTCCTGCCGCTCTGGCTGAGGCTGCGGGTTTCAGGCCGTCTGGGACCTGGCTGGCTGTCTGTGAAAATGTGAGCGGCGGGCCTCTGACGGCCTCCTCTGGCCCAGGATGTCAGGACAGGCTGGCTTTAGCCGTAGGTTTGAAACAGAGCATCCGGGGAGACTCCCAGCTGGTAGATAGGATGAGAAGCCCATCGGTACCAGCACACAAGGTCACTGTCTGCCCAGAGGGCCAAGGGGACAGATGGCACCCGCCTGCCTTCACGACATGCCTCTGGGGCGCGGCAGGTTGCAGACCTTCAGGCAAAAGCAATCGTTTGTGCTTTTCACATCAACTGTGGGAAACcagaagtgaaatttaaaaaccagACTCAGTGTGTGGCAGGCATCAGCCCGTGGGTTCCACCACTGACTGGGGGACTAAGACACTCCTGGGTCTATGGGAAGCTGGGCCCGGGAGGCCCCCCCATAGGCAGGCACCAGGAACTGGTCTGGACGTCATTTCCCCAGGCCCCCACGGCTGCTGGTTCAAGGCCCCGCAGGGTGGCCTAGGGTGAGCCGGCTGGCCCTTCCAGAGCTACAAGACGCAGCTTCCGGGAGATGCTGTGCTGACCTTGGCCTCAAGACCAGGATCTGCCTAGCCCACCTGGCCAGGTGGCCCTTATCTCCAGGGATCCGGGAAACAGAGGTCGGGTGCCTGCCGCACTGCTCGCTGTCGTCAGTGGCTCGCGGCTCCCAATCTGCTCTCGGGCTGAGGAGACGCCTCTCCGGATTGCAACACCCCGTCCCGCTTACGTCGACGCAGGACGTCTTCCTGTTTTGGAGCAAAGGACACAAATCTCCCTGGTTGCCCTGGGCCGCCCCCACCCGTCCACCGGCCAGGCCGGGTCGGCCAACCCCGGGCCCAGGCTCCTCCCGTCCCGACGTGCCGCGCTGGGCACCCCGCAGGGCTGCATGACGTGGGGCCCTGCCCGAGGCCTGCACAGACAGGGTGGCCCGTGCAGCCTGCGGCGTGGCGGAAGGATGTCTGAGGAACCCCAGACAGGATGGCCCCCCGGACGGGAGGCTTGGCCACAGCTCTGAgagaagagccagaggggctgagcGAAGAAAGGGACaagccttccaggcagagggaacagcacgtgcaaaggcacagaggcattTGTTAGACTGGAGCGAAGGCGGCAGTGTACCTGGCGGGAGGCCCCGATGAACTGGTCCAGGTGGTGCAGCTCCCAGGTGGGTGGAGGGCGGGCCGAGCAGGATGGGCTCAGTGACTGAGGGAAGGATCCCAGGGACCGTGTGGCTGCAGACAAGGTGGCCAGGGCAGGCGCAGAGTCGAGGGGTCCTCCCGCTCCTAGCAGGCAGGGGGCCCCCAGGGTGGACACAGCAGTGGGGCTGGCATCCCCTCCAGCAGGAGAAGGTTCCTCACTGTGGCAGGTCAGcaccagggctgggcagggctgacACACCTGTGACTCCAGAGGCCCAGTGCCGCACGGGCGTTACCAGGCCAGCACCGGGCCCCAGACGCCATGGCCGGGCCAGACCTGAGGCTGCCGGCCCCAGCAGGGGTCTGCACAGGCCCTCCTCACACAGGCCTCCACCTCTGAGCCCAGGTCCCTGCAGCTCCTTCTGCCTAGCAGGCCCtcaccacccctcccaccctgggGTGGGCCCGCCTCTCCCTTCTCCAAGGCCCAGCTCCGAAGCCCCCACGAACTTTGCCCAGCAGCCCCCTGGGGttgtcccctcctccaggctcTCAGGCCCTTCAGGCCTCTCCTCTCAGCTCCCAGGAGGCTGTCGCAGGCCCCAGGTCCTCTGCCCCACCCGCTGGCCGCTGGTACGggcttctgcttctcttcttgcTGACCCTGCATCAGTTGGAGCTGCCAGACTGGGTCCTGGCCCAGAGGGTTCGCTTGGTAAGGAAGACGTCGGGGCagtgaggaaaggagggaaggaaggagcaagGGGGGGGAGCGCCCGCGGGGCCTCCCTGTGCGGACAGGGCCAGGCTAGCAGTGGCGTGGCAGGCCTGCCCTGGGCCAACAGGGACACGTTCGGGCCCCCTTCCCTGAGTTGCTTTCTGCCCACCACTTGGGGCCTGTCCCCTTTGCCTGTTCCTCCCCGATGGACGGAGCGCCCCGACCCAGCAGGGCTGTGAGGGTCCCCAGGTGCTCAGGCCATGCCTGTCCATCCTGGCTAAAGCTCGTGGAGTCCCTGCCACCCCAAGACGCCAGATGAACCCAGCCCAAGCAGCGAGTGCTGAAAGCAGGGCTCTGCTGAGCCGAGCAGCAAGTCCCCGTGGGAGAAGGTCACGTGCAGGTGCCTGTCGACCATGGAGGCTCCGTGGAAGCCCGGACGGCTCCCTGCTTACCGAGGCCCAGGCGTCAGGTCCCTAAACACAAAACGGGAAGTCCTGGCAAGCTCCAACCCGGCCCCTCGAGAGCTGTCAGACGCAAGAGCTACTCAGAGAGCATCCGGTCCAGTGCCTCCCTGGCCTGGTCACCCACAACGCAGGGCTCCTTCGATGCCCCAGGACGCCAGCGGCTCTGCTGGGCTGCCAccctgggctgggcctggctCCTCCTGCAGGGAGTCTTGGCTGCATTTATTCTACCCACGTGCTGACTCAGAAGCTGAGGAGGCTCCCCAGTGAGGACCCCTTGGTTACGTGTGTGGAGACCAAGCATCGGGGCCCTCAGGTGTAGACGGGCAGAGGAAATACTTATTCCAAAAGGATCAGGAATGGACATGTCCTcagtgtgtgcgtatgtgtgtttatacacgtggagcatatatattttctaaagtggGTCTTTCCAGGAGCTAAGCCAGAGTCAGCAAACTGTGGccctgggccaaatctggcccaccgcttcttttgtaaataaagttttattagcacACAGCCACACCCTTGTAACCGCCTTCTCACCACCACAGCAGGGCTGAGTAGTTTTAACACAGCCTGTAGGTCTGCCAAGTCTGAAATGTTGGCGCTCTGGTCCCATAAGAAAAACGCTGGGGCCCCCTGAGCCCAGCCAGATGCACCAGGCTGGGCATCCTTCGGGGATGGAGCGGGAGGGGCAGCTGGAGAGCAGAGGACCGCTTGCCAAGATCTGTTTTTCACGGACTGGACTTTGTTGGCTCCTCCTCTCCCGCCGAGGGTTCAACACCCCAGCTGCCAAGCCTTCACGTGCAGGACGAGCATTGATAACGGTCTGGTAACAACGACAAACAGCCAAAGGCAGCAGGTAGAGCAGAAACCCATCGACCAGGCTCGCCTCCTGGGCGCCCCCGTGTCCTCCGCTGCCCATCGTCAGTGCAGGGCCTGCTGGGAAATGCTCCGGGCACTGACCGCGGCCAGTGCGGCCCTGGGGCACAAGGCGGCGGGCTGGGTGAGGACCATGGCCTCCCACCCACTGCTGGTGGCCCCCCCAGAAGCCCTGAGTAAGCCCCTGTCCCTCCCCAGCCGGCTTCTGCTGGGGCCCGGCCCCTCTAACCTGACCCCCCGCGTCATGGCGGCTGGGGGGCGGCAGACAATAGGACACATGCACGAGGAGATGTTCCAGGTAGGCCACTGAGACACAGCGGTCAGTGCCCTGAGTGGCCTCCTccctggggtgggagcaggggaggcGGTGACCTGCATGTCCACTGCCCGCAGATCATGGACGAGATCAAGCAAGGCATCCAGTACGTGTTCCAGACCCGGAACCCCCTCACGCTGGCCATCAGCGGCTCGGGGCACTGCGCACTGGAGGCCGCCCTGTTCAACCTCCTGGAGCCGGGGGACTCCTTCCTGGTCGGGGTCAACGGCATCTGGGGGCAGCGGGCCCAGGACATCGGGGAGCGCATCGGTAAGAGACGGTGTGGGCGTGGGGTGCGGCCCTTCGCTCCATCCTTCCCCGGAGGCCTCCCTCCTCCGGCACGAAGCCCGGAAGCCCCCCTCTCCAGGTACCAACCTCGGGCCCTGAGCACTTACCCCCCTTGGAGGCCCTTCACGCATCCACCTGCCCGCCAGCCTGCTGTCTCCTCCAAGTGGGCGTCGGGATGCTCGAGGGGCCCCCATCCCCCTGGTCTCCCGGAGTTTGGGGAGCAGCTGTTTCCGGAGCCCGTGGTGGGGACGGCACTGCAGGGGCTCCTCTTGGTCTCAGCACGAACCCAGAGCGTCCCCGCAGCTGTCTGAGGTCCCCAGGGGCCACCTCCACTCTGTCACAGGACAAGGTTTCAGAAGCTGACATCCCCCcctcaaaatctcagaaacagctCTGTTTCTAGAGCTGCAAAATACGGAGGTATGGACAGGGTTTCCACTTCCAGAGTAAAATTTACTAAAGGGAGAGACAGAAGTCGAAAGCCCGAGGGTGCATTGGGTTTAATGATTGACCGCGGGTTTGGAAACATCGCGGAACCCCTGCCTGGTCAGCTCCACACATGGCCACGCTCGGTCCAGGTTAATGGACAACCCCCGACAGCCCGAGGGCATCCTGACCCCTCACCGGGGCCCCTCCAGTGCACACGCTGGTTTTCAAGGGGAGCCCGGGTTGGGCAAGGTCCAGGGCGCTGAGCGGACCTCGGCCACCCTCCTGCCTGGCCTGGGcaagcccctcccctgcctccaccGCCCACCTCAGGCCCCTGAGGCTGGGATGGCCCTAGGGCCTCCCCGCCTCCTGCCTATGACACTGGGGGCCTGCTGTGCACGGGGGTGCAGGGCTTCAAGAGGCAGAGCAGGACAAGGGCCTGCCTCCCTGGAGCCCCAGGGCCCCAGAGCGGGCAACGCCCGCTCCTGCTTCCCGCGTGCATTCAATCCGTCACCCAGTCATCCGTCAAGTGCGCGGCCCCTCCGACGCCGCCCTCTGCTGGGAAGCTCCCGTCTGCTCAGCCCTGCACAGATGCTTCTCTACTTCCCGTGTGGAGAGCACTGCCAAGCACCGGGGTGCCCCGGCCTGGCTGGGCTCAGGGAAGGTGGGCTGGGGAGGCGGCAGTGGAGCTGGGGGAGCCGCTCTCATCCACGGCACCGCGGAACCTGGATTCGCCCAGCACACTCCGCCTTCCCCCTCCAGCAGCGGCTGGGGGCAGGCGTGGGCGGCCCTCACAGGGCCCACCTGCTCAGCCCGGCCTCTGGCCCCAGCACCGGCTCCCGCCCAGCGTGCGGGGCTGCTCACCACTCACTCTGCCCCCAGGAGCCCGCGTACACCCGATGATCAAGGACCCTGGAGGCCACTTCACGctgcaggaggtggaggaggtaTGGGGGGTGCGCCGGCCCGGGGAGGGGGCCGGTCAGCTGGGGCGCAGGAGGGGTTGAGGGGCGTCCAGCTCCCGCTGCCCAGATGTGTGCTGTCCCTGGGGAGGGAATGTGTGGGGGCCCCCGCCAGGCAGAGGCCCCTTCCCCGCACTGGCTCCACCCACGGCTGTAACCTCCGTCCCCTCAGGCCCTGGCCCAGCACAAGCCCGTGCTGCTGTTCCTGACTCAGGGGGAGTCATCCAGCGGCGTGCTGCAGCCCCTCGATGGCTACGGGGAGCTCTGCCACAGGTGAGCCTGTCCCCTCAGGTGGGCCTGTCCCTCAGGTGAGCCTGTCCCCACAGATAGGCCTGTCCCTTCAGGTGAGCCTGTCCCCACAGGTGGGCCTGTCCCTCATGTGGGCTTCTTCCAGGGTGGCAGTGCTGGGGGCAGAGCCAAGCACAGCTCAGACCCAGTCTGAGGACAGGGTAGGAGTGTGGTGGGCTGCTGGCCGGTCCCCCCAGCCTCTGCCGTGTGACGGGGGTGCAGGTCCTCGGGGGTCCTCCTGGCCCTGGGCCGAGGCTGGATGGACCCTCCCATCTGAGAGCAGGGTCAGGTGTCCCCCCAGCGCCACTGCCCTCCTGGCCCATGACTAGGGTGGGCTCACACTGACCCTGCAGCCTTGGTGCCAGGGCCGCCCCGGCCTGCCCCCCTCGCCCCGAAGTCCCAGAGCCCCAACGCAGCGCCGTGCTCCACTGCCTTCCGCCAGCCTCCCGCCACCCGTGCCCGGGCTGCCCAGGGCCCTGCGTGGGGTCAGCTGGGATTCCCTCCCGGGACCAGCAGTCGTGCTCTGGACAGCTGACCGCAGGATGGAAGGAGAGACGCGCCACCGACAGGCAGGGTCACCCCGGCAGGGCTGCCATCCTCCACGGGGGCCTCGGGCCCACTGGGCACAGCCCAGCCAGGACCGCCTGCCGCCTGGAGTCTTGTCCAGTGAATCAAGCTCACAGATGTCACCTGGGCTACGACTCCCATAGGTCCGCGTGGGATACTCTTTGTGcctttattaaagaaaatgtggagGTGGAGGGAAGTCAGCGGTTTCAGCGGTTTCAGCTCAGGCTGTCTCTGGACTCTGTCCGCCCCCTGCTCTGGACCGCTGCCCTGTGGGCTGTCGGCAGAAGGAGGCGCAGCCTCGTGCTAGGCTGGTCCCTGGGCCCCACACGGCCCTTGGGCCTGAGCACTCAGCACCCAGCCAGCCCCCAGGGCGCAGACTGCCTGGCTGGCCCCATGAGCACCGGGCTCCGGCCGCCTGGGGCCCCCAGGGTGACTCTCGCTGTGCCGGGGGCTCACCCCGGCTCAGACACAGAGCTGGTCCCGGGGGGCTGAGAGCCCCGGGGGAGGCATCCTGTGGGAGGCGGGAGGTTCCCCCTGCTTCCCCGGTGGCCCTTCTGAAGGCTCGTAAGGCCCCTCCAGAAACCCCACCCAGGGGCAGAGTCTGAAGCCCCTCCTGCTCtctgctgcccctgcccccaggtACCAGTGCCTGCTCCTGGTGGACTCGGTGGCCTCCCTGGGCGGGGTCCCCATCTACATGGACCAGCAGGGTAAGggagtgccccccaccccagccaccgGTGGCCCGAAGCGTCAGAAGCCCCGGCTGGGAGGCGTCCTGTGCCAGGGCCTGGTGTCCGCCAGCCGCACACCGGATTAGGCGCTGGTGTCCACAAGGCGTGGGAGGAGCACCAACTCCGCACAGGGCAGGGCACGGTCCGTAAACTGGCCACACCCCGTGTTTCTGCTGGGCATCGGGCCGGGACCGGGGGGAAGGCGGGAGGAAGGGACCCTCCAGGGGAGACATTTGGAGAGGCACTCAGAGCcttggaggaggggtgggggcagtgtcagggccccTGCCAATCAGGGCGAAGACCCCCCCAACGCCTGTCACACGCCGGGAGCGCCGCTGACATTGTCACTGCAGGCCAGCCCGGGGAAGCCTTCCAGGCCCCGCATCTCCTCGGGGAG
Coding sequences within:
- the AGXT gene encoding alanine--glyoxylate aminotransferase, which encodes MLRALTAASAALGHKAAGWVRTMASHPLLVAPPEALSKPLSLPSRLLLGPGPSNLTPRVMAAGGRQTIGHMHEEMFQIMDEIKQGIQYVFQTRNPLTLAISGSGHCALEAALFNLLEPGDSFLVGVNGIWGQRAQDIGERIGARVHPMIKDPGGHFTLQEVEEALAQHKPVLLFLTQGESSSGVLQPLDGYGELCHRYQCLLLVDSVASLGGVPIYMDQQGIDVLYSGSQKVLNAPAGTSLISFSDKAKNKIYTRRTKPFSFYLDIKWLANFWGCEDKPRIYHHTTPVISLYSLRESLAHLAEQGLENSWQQHREASEYLHGRLQGLGLQLFVKDPAIRLPTVTTVAAPAGYDWRDLVNYVMDHFNIEITGGLGPSVGKVLRIGLLGCNASRENVDRVIGALQEALQRCPRNKL